The proteins below come from a single Streptomyces tubercidicus genomic window:
- a CDS encoding Lrp/AsnC ligand binding domain-containing protein, with product MVQAYILIQTEVGKASAVAEVISKIHGVLQAEDVTGPYDVIVRAQAGTVDELGRMVVAKVQQVDGITRTLTCPVVHI from the coding sequence GTGGTACAGGCCTACATCCTGATCCAGACCGAGGTCGGCAAGGCCTCGGCGGTAGCTGAGGTGATCTCCAAGATCCACGGCGTGCTGCAGGCCGAGGACGTGACCGGGCCCTATGACGTCATCGTGCGCGCCCAGGCCGGCACCGTCGACGAGCTGGGCCGCATGGTGGTCGCGAAGGTCCAGCAAGTGGACGGCATCACCCGCACCCTCACCTGCCCGGTGGTGCATATCTAG